The following are encoded in a window of Solidesulfovibrio magneticus RS-1 genomic DNA:
- a CDS encoding DEAD/DEAH box helicase, with product MSFDSFCLHDSLIANIKRAGYETPTPIQAEAVPHVMEGHDLMGLAQTGTGKTAAFLLPILHRLITNPARTRSPRTLILAPTRELAEQIFRSTLDFMRGTRLRATVIYGGVGMFPQVRALRQGVDVIVACPGRLLDHLNQGNVRFDGLETLVLDEADHMFDMGFLPDIKRILAALPAKRQTLLFSATMPPAISGLAAETLTDPVTVRIGHLAPLSTVEHAIYPVSHNQKAPLLLHLLGEAGKESVIVFTRTKHRAKNLAQQLCRSGHKATCLQGNLSQRQRQIAMDGFRRGSFQILVATDIAARGIDVSQVAHVVNFDIPDTAEAYTHRIGRTGRAERDGQAHTFVTGEDMGMVRAIESHMKKPLPRRNVEGFEPEPGEFRRSAPAPRSAARPRQGYGAPRQGGYGDRQRQGDRPYGDRPRGPRPEGARADSARDDRPRSDRPRSDRPAADRPRSDRPRTERQPSDERRSTFGLGGADNRSGNQRPRRAYNDGASAA from the coding sequence TTGAGCTTCGACTCTTTTTGCCTGCATGATTCCCTGATCGCCAACATCAAGCGCGCCGGATACGAAACCCCCACGCCCATCCAGGCCGAGGCCGTGCCCCACGTCATGGAAGGCCATGACCTCATGGGCCTGGCCCAGACCGGCACCGGCAAGACCGCCGCGTTCCTGTTGCCGATCCTGCATCGCCTCATCACCAACCCGGCCCGCACCCGGTCGCCCCGTACGCTCATCCTGGCCCCCACCCGCGAGCTGGCCGAACAGATTTTCCGCTCCACCCTGGACTTCATGCGCGGCACCCGCCTGCGCGCCACGGTCATCTACGGCGGCGTGGGCATGTTCCCCCAGGTGCGCGCCCTGCGTCAGGGCGTGGACGTCATCGTGGCCTGCCCGGGCCGGCTGCTGGATCATTTGAACCAGGGCAACGTCCGCTTCGACGGCCTGGAGACGCTGGTCCTCGACGAAGCCGACCACATGTTTGACATGGGCTTTTTGCCCGACATCAAGCGCATCCTGGCCGCCCTGCCGGCCAAGCGCCAGACCCTGCTCTTCTCGGCCACCATGCCTCCGGCCATCTCCGGCCTGGCCGCCGAGACGCTCACCGACCCGGTCACCGTGCGCATCGGCCATCTGGCCCCGCTGTCCACCGTGGAGCACGCCATCTACCCGGTCTCCCATAACCAGAAGGCCCCCCTGCTGCTGCACCTGCTCGGCGAAGCCGGCAAGGAATCGGTGATCGTCTTCACCCGCACCAAGCACCGGGCCAAGAACCTGGCCCAGCAGCTGTGCCGCTCCGGCCACAAGGCCACCTGCTTGCAGGGCAATCTGTCCCAGCGCCAGCGCCAGATCGCCATGGACGGCTTCCGTCGCGGCTCCTTCCAGATTCTGGTGGCCACGGACATCGCCGCCCGGGGCATCGACGTCTCCCAGGTCGCCCACGTGGTCAACTTCGACATCCCGGACACCGCCGAGGCCTACACCCACCGCATCGGCCGCACCGGCCGGGCCGAACGTGACGGCCAGGCCCACACCTTCGTCACCGGCGAAGACATGGGCATGGTCCGGGCCATCGAGTCCCACATGAAAAAGCCCCTGCCCCGACGCAACGTCGAAGGCTTCGAGCCCGAGCCCGGCGAATTCCGCCGCTCCGCTCCGGCCCCGCGCAGCGCCGCCCGGCCCCGCCAGGGCTACGGCGCGCCCCGCCAGGGCGGCTACGGCGACCGTCAGCGCCAGGGCGACCGCCCCTACGGCGACCGCCCCCGCGGCCCCCGGCCCGAAGGCGCGCGCGCCGACAGCGCCCGTGACGACCGTCCCCGCTCCGATCGGCCGCGCAGCGACCGCCCGGCGGCCGACCGCCCCCGGTCCGACCGGCCGCGCACCGAGCGCCAGCCGTCCGACGAGCGCCGCTCCACCTTCGGCCTTGGCGGCGCCGACAACCGCTCGGGCAACCAGCGCCCCCGCCGCGCCTACAACGACGGCGCTTCCGCCGCCTAA
- a CDS encoding pentapeptide repeat-containing protein has translation MNTPSVIAKKHKLSLRRLEIDLSKLLKPVSKGIIAAASKDWKGAYINFIDTIDALGLSKTAEDHAWDLIYKSTTKAIYELIEESIPHSNKTDQELYELLQTITHSIEIHEPIIDLNFFSNPRTFQNLPDISSNLRQWLTTIGIEDHKAQSVSNRFPRYFAKALYDEWNKNKEKYKCILDALDSPFNEALRNELDWKRYFSWLQRQPYEPMMEEMFGIASIYIPLRAYYSARETKKEFSEARAECEVANAISCKNNIVIDLESAILKWLNDRDKKDAIRIICGGPGCGKSSFAKILTAKLAEAERKTIFIPLHMIDANEDLSKTIGNFMQRGGWLTYNPVDTENDDFIVILDGLDELAMQGRTGIEAARCFLGHATRTLSIVNQEKLRLQLIITGRDLAVQATESEFRLKDATLHILPYIVTDQIKFHEQLSDPEKLLEIDQRNAWWELYGNATGKNYKELPVELKTEKLEEITSQPLLNYLIALTYDKGNIHFSSTNMNTIYNKLLNDVYERAWADERRPWVGELTHEEFYLILEEISVSVWHGDGRKTSIDEIKTHCNNSKLLTVLDKFQDGVEKGLIRLLTAFYFRKAISRGETETFEFTHKSFGEYLVSRHITRTATNIHKDYSKNKSGYSPTWNEKIALEYWCSQYGHKEMDRYLYSFLEDEFCTIPVPTVKKWQKMFCHLISFFLQHGMPMEKLSGLSFQEQCRQARNAEEIMLASLNACSKNSTTISNIAWPLPTSFGEWLARLQPQRNSPESTLGYSCLNNISANNQQLPMVDLYSSNLAKSSLKNCQLFNANFMFSNLSEVNFNGAKLDDVEFANAILNKTNFESASLRESNFTNAICNNANFKKARMEKSNLHKATLINTNFEKADLTNTNFSEASLEGANLSNSKLKEANLTRANLCDANLVGANLSGSDLSKANFNKANLANANLLNCKFNFSKFLGANLDNAKFDDDVDIDLLTNQKRCQ, from the coding sequence ATGAACACTCCATCAGTCATCGCAAAAAAACATAAACTCTCACTTAGACGTCTTGAAATTGACTTGTCGAAACTTCTAAAGCCCGTATCAAAGGGGATCATTGCAGCTGCCTCGAAAGACTGGAAGGGTGCATATATCAATTTTATAGATACTATAGACGCACTCGGTCTATCAAAAACAGCTGAAGACCATGCATGGGATTTAATATACAAATCGACCACTAAAGCAATTTACGAACTTATCGAAGAGAGTATTCCACACAGCAATAAAACAGATCAGGAATTATACGAACTGCTCCAAACTATTACCCACTCAATCGAAATACATGAACCAATAATCGATTTAAACTTTTTCTCTAACCCTAGAACTTTTCAAAACCTACCGGACATTTCAAGCAATCTCCGCCAGTGGCTAACCACAATAGGAATTGAAGATCATAAAGCACAGTCTGTCTCGAACAGATTTCCGCGCTACTTTGCCAAAGCCTTATATGACGAATGGAACAAGAACAAAGAGAAATACAAGTGCATTTTAGATGCCTTAGATTCTCCATTTAACGAAGCTTTAAGAAACGAATTAGACTGGAAAAGATATTTTTCGTGGCTCCAAAGACAGCCCTACGAACCGATGATGGAGGAAATGTTTGGCATTGCAAGCATATACATACCACTCAGAGCGTACTATAGCGCCAGAGAAACAAAGAAGGAATTTTCTGAAGCTCGGGCAGAATGTGAAGTAGCAAATGCAATATCATGCAAAAACAATATTGTTATCGACTTAGAATCGGCCATATTAAAATGGCTAAACGACCGAGACAAAAAAGACGCTATTCGGATAATTTGTGGCGGCCCAGGATGTGGAAAATCATCCTTTGCAAAAATCCTGACAGCGAAACTTGCCGAAGCAGAACGAAAGACAATATTCATACCATTACATATGATTGATGCCAACGAAGACTTATCGAAAACCATAGGCAATTTCATGCAGAGAGGAGGTTGGCTAACTTACAATCCAGTGGACACTGAAAACGATGATTTCATTGTCATACTAGATGGTCTCGACGAACTTGCCATGCAAGGCAGAACGGGGATAGAGGCAGCACGGTGTTTCCTAGGACACGCAACTCGAACTTTATCCATTGTCAACCAAGAGAAATTGAGGCTACAACTAATAATAACTGGTCGAGATCTTGCTGTCCAGGCTACAGAATCTGAATTCAGATTAAAAGACGCCACTCTTCACATTCTTCCATATATCGTAACTGATCAAATAAAATTTCACGAACAACTCAGCGACCCTGAGAAACTTCTTGAAATAGACCAACGCAATGCATGGTGGGAGCTCTATGGCAATGCGACAGGCAAAAACTACAAAGAACTCCCTGTTGAACTAAAAACCGAAAAGCTTGAAGAGATAACGTCTCAACCACTATTAAACTATCTCATCGCATTAACATACGACAAAGGAAATATTCATTTCTCATCGACAAACATGAATACCATATACAACAAACTACTCAACGATGTCTACGAAAGAGCGTGGGCTGACGAAAGACGTCCATGGGTTGGCGAGCTAACACATGAAGAATTTTACTTAATTCTTGAAGAAATTTCGGTTTCAGTTTGGCATGGAGACGGAAGAAAAACAAGTATCGACGAAATAAAAACGCATTGCAACAATTCAAAGCTACTAACGGTTCTTGATAAATTTCAAGATGGCGTAGAAAAGGGACTGATCCGACTCCTCACCGCATTTTACTTTCGCAAAGCAATTAGCCGAGGAGAAACAGAAACTTTCGAATTTACTCATAAAAGTTTTGGAGAATACCTCGTTTCCCGACACATCACAAGAACAGCAACAAATATACACAAGGATTACTCAAAAAACAAATCCGGCTATAGTCCCACTTGGAATGAAAAAATCGCCCTTGAATACTGGTGCTCACAATACGGGCACAAAGAAATGGACAGATATTTATACTCATTCCTCGAAGATGAATTTTGCACAATTCCAGTCCCCACTGTGAAAAAATGGCAAAAAATGTTCTGCCATTTAATATCATTTTTCTTGCAACACGGCATGCCGATGGAAAAACTTAGCGGGTTATCATTCCAAGAACAATGCAGGCAAGCCAGAAATGCAGAAGAAATTATGCTTGCTTCCCTTAATGCCTGCTCAAAAAACTCAACAACAATATCAAACATTGCATGGCCGCTACCGACAAGTTTTGGAGAGTGGCTAGCCAGACTGCAACCCCAAAGAAACTCGCCCGAGAGCACACTAGGGTACTCATGCCTTAATAACATATCCGCCAACAACCAACAACTTCCAATGGTCGACTTATACAGTTCTAATTTAGCAAAATCTTCGCTAAAAAACTGCCAGCTATTCAATGCTAACTTTATGTTCTCTAACCTATCAGAAGTTAACTTTAATGGGGCAAAACTCGACGATGTTGAATTTGCAAATGCTATTCTAAACAAGACAAATTTCGAATCAGCATCACTAAGAGAATCAAATTTTACAAACGCTATATGCAACAATGCCAACTTCAAAAAAGCTCGCATGGAAAAATCAAATCTGCACAAAGCTACGCTAATTAATACAAATTTCGAGAAAGCCGATCTAACGAACACAAATTTCTCAGAAGCATCACTTGAAGGGGCGAACCTAAGCAATTCAAAACTCAAAGAAGCTAACTTAACAAGAGCCAACCTTTGCGATGCTAACTTAGTTGGTGCAAATTTATCAGGATCCGACCTTTCAAAGGCGAACTTCAACAAGGCCAACCTCGCCAACGCAAACTTATTAAACTGCAAATTTAATTTTTCTAAGTTCCTAGGCGCAAACCTAGACAACGCAAAGTTCGATGACGACGTAGATATAGATTTATTAACAAACCAAAAGCGCTGTCAATGA
- a CDS encoding DMT family transporter has product MQDQKRATRYGLATVAMWSTVASAFKLSLAHLAPLQLLFLASLASCLTLAVVLAATGGLRRLAALTPAQWRRSALLGALNPFCYYAILFAAYDLLPAQEAQPLNYTWAVTLSLLAVPMLGQKLRRRDLFAILVSYSGVVVISTHGDILGMRFASPLGVGLALASTIIWALYWIWGAKDDRDPVAGLLANFLCAVPLCGLAMVLGPGLPPPDWPGYAGAAYVGVFEMGLAFVTWLTALRCAENAAKVANLIFLSPFLSLLLIHFFVGEAILPSTVVGLGLILAGLGVQRGRG; this is encoded by the coding sequence ATGCAGGATCAAAAACGGGCCACCCGCTACGGCTTGGCCACCGTGGCCATGTGGTCCACCGTGGCCTCGGCCTTCAAGCTGTCGCTTGCCCATCTCGCGCCGCTGCAGCTGCTTTTCCTGGCCAGCCTGGCCTCGTGCCTGACCCTGGCTGTGGTGCTGGCCGCAACCGGCGGCTTGCGGCGGCTGGCCGCCCTCACCCCGGCCCAGTGGCGGCGCTCGGCCCTGCTCGGCGCGCTCAATCCCTTTTGCTACTACGCAATTTTATTCGCCGCCTACGACCTGCTGCCGGCCCAGGAGGCCCAGCCGCTCAACTACACCTGGGCCGTGACCCTGTCGCTTCTGGCCGTGCCCATGCTCGGCCAGAAGCTGCGCCGCCGCGACCTGTTCGCTATTTTGGTGAGCTATTCCGGCGTGGTGGTCATCTCCACCCACGGCGACATCCTCGGGATGCGTTTCGCCAGTCCCCTGGGCGTGGGGCTGGCCCTGGCCTCGACGATCATCTGGGCGCTGTATTGGATCTGGGGGGCCAAGGACGACCGCGACCCCGTGGCCGGGCTTTTGGCCAATTTCCTGTGCGCCGTGCCGCTTTGCGGACTGGCCATGGTCCTGGGCCCGGGCCTGCCGCCGCCCGACTGGCCAGGCTACGCCGGCGCGGCCTATGTGGGCGTGTTCGAAATGGGGCTGGCCTTCGTGACCTGGCTCACGGCGCTTCGATGCGCCGAAAACGCCGCCAAGGTGGCGAACCTGATTTTTCTGTCGCCGTTTCTGTCGCTGCTCTTGATCCACTTCTTCGTGGGCGAGGCGATCCTGCCGTCCACGGTGGTGGGGCTGGGGCTGATCCTGGCGGGGCTTGGGGTGCAGCGGGGGCGGGGGTGA